The DNA segment AGTTCGGCGAACTCCAGGTCCAGGGCGAGCTCACCGAGCGCGCCTGGGCGAAGGGCTGCCAGGTCATGAATGAAGGCCCCGGCCACGTGCCCATGCACATGATCGAGGAAAACATGGCCAAGCAGCTCGAGTGGTGCCACGAGGCCCCTTTCTACACCCTCGGGCCGTTGACCACGGACATCGCCCCCGGCTACGACCACATCACCAGCGGCATCGGCGCCGCCATGATCGGCTGGTACGGCTGCGCCATGCTCTGCTACGTCACGCCGAAGGAACACCTCGGCCTGCCGAACAAGGACGACGTCAAGGTCGGCGTCATCACCTACAAGCTCGCCGCCCACGCCGCGGACCTGGCCAAAGGCCACCCCGGTGCCCAATACCGCGACAACGCCCTCAGCAAGGCCCGCTTCGAGTTCCGCTGGGAGGACCAGTTCAACCTCGGTCTCGACCCGGAAACCGCCCGCGAGTTCCACGACGAAACCCTCCCCCAGGACGGCGCGAAAACCGCCCACTTCTGCTCCATGTGCGGCCCGCACTTCTGCTCCATGAAGATCTCCGACGACGTCCGCAAATACGCCGCCGAACAGGGCCTCAGCGAGGAAGAGGCGCTGAAAGCCGGGATGGATGAGAAGAGCAAGGAATTCGCCGAGGCGGGCGCGGAGGTGTACGTGCCTGCCTGATTCCTAACGGAGCGCGCCAGCAACATACAACGACAAACGTTGACCCACAAAACGATGCCTGTAGTCTTCACACAAAAAGGCACTATCCTACACGATCCGCAAAGGAAAATGCAGTGCGCCGCCAAAGCCTATCTTAGAACACCAGAAGACACCTGCCATCTAGTGGCAACCCGCAATAGAAAACTTTATCAATTGTGATTAAAGAGATTAGAATTCAGAACTTCAAAAGCATTCGCGACCTAAAGCTAAAACTAGGCCGAATCACCGTTATCATTGGAGAGAACGGTTGCGGAAAGAGCAACTTACTGGAGGGAATAGGATTCGCAAGCGCTTCAGTTGCAAAAAAATTAGACAATAGTTACCTCACTTCGCGCGGGATTAGGGACACCTCTTTTGAATGGGTATTGCCCGCATTTCCACAGGACGACTCTTCTGATCCGCCAAAACCAAATGGTTCGATGCAATTTACAATTGCATATGGGGAAGGGAAAAAATGCGAACCTTTTTCTTTATCACCAAAGATAAACAAGGAGGATGGATCTTTTGAAGGTTGGATAACTAATTATTTTTCGAATGATTCAAATGCCGATAAATACAAAAAACGCTTCTTGGATCTAGGTGAGAAGGGGCAAATAAAGGCCAGAGAAGCCATTGACTCTCTGTTCGAGCTTCCAAGCTTTAAAACAGATTCCGATTTGATTGAGTTAAAGGATTCACTAAAGTCAGATCCGATCCATTTTATCGCAATACTGATGGGTGCGGTGGATGAAGTCGAGAAGCAAGAAGATCTACTGAAAGCCGAGTCACTTTCAGATTTCATCATATTTGCGCCTGAAAACACGACATTAAGAACTCCGCCACCAGAAGGCGCCGCCCTACCATTAGGCCCTAAAGGCGAAGGACTATTTCGATTACTCCAAACATTCTCTGATCCAAAGTTCGAAAATAGACTACAAGATTTGAAAGCCCGGCTACATTTATTTGGCTGGTTTGACGATTTTATTACTCCTGACGATTCATCTGTAAATCAGGCCAAACTTAAAATCCGAGATCGATGGATCGATCCCGAGCGGAAAACTTTCGACCAAAGGAGTGCAAACGAGGGTTTCTTGTATCTTCTTTTCTATTTTTCTGCAGTCATCAGCTGGAGAACACCA comes from the Luteolibacter sp. SL250 genome and includes:
- a CDS encoding AAA family ATPase produces the protein MIKEIRIQNFKSIRDLKLKLGRITVIIGENGCGKSNLLEGIGFASASVAKKLDNSYLTSRGIRDTSFEWVLPAFPQDDSSDPPKPNGSMQFTIAYGEGKKCEPFSLSPKINKEDGSFEGWITNYFSNDSNADKYKKRFLDLGEKGQIKAREAIDSLFELPSFKTDSDLIELKDSLKSDPIHFIAILMGAVDEVEKQEDLLKAESLSDFIIFAPENTTLRTPPPEGAALPLGPKGEGLFRLLQTFSDPKFENRLQDLKARLHLFGWFDDFITPDDSSVNQAKLKIRDRWIDPERKTFDQRSANEGFLYLLFYFSAVISWRTPKFFAFDNIDNALNPRLCTEAMRQIIQLAEKYDKQIICTTHNPAILDGLDLTDSNQRLYTIRRDSEGRTIARRVQAPKRINNVNPVRLSEAFVRGLIGGLPEHF